The proteins below are encoded in one region of Chelonia mydas isolate rCheMyd1 chromosome 11, rCheMyd1.pri.v2, whole genome shotgun sequence:
- the LOC119567381 gene encoding maestro heat-like repeat family member 5: protein MHKAGDIIYLLKREGLGSISQDIAVSLRPFIDDERGSVRSAAISLLGNVVSRVQDPDKPLVQQEIIHCLLPLLLHLADQEESVTLRCKLTLFRCAVFLGWAHLKRLFRSMAWDGSSQLLKCVGKCLMQNNKSHIPKFLFQALEYLESSQTTIRHSAALFIGNTIRHYYNLLSETVNEDGISRLYEAFQEVPLKSDRTTWDILNRHYKWLQKLVNLVSGSAFD from the exons ATGCACAAAGCTGGAGACATCATCTACCTCCTCAAGAGGGAGGGGCTTGGCTCCATCTCCCAGGACATTGCAGTCAGCCTTCGGCCCTTCATTGATGAC GAGAGGGGCAGTGTGCgctcagctgccatttcactgctTGGCAACGTGGTGAGCAGGGTGCAGGACCCGGACAAACCCCTCGTGCAGCAGGAAATCATCCACTGCTTGCTCCCGCTGCTGCTGCATCTTGCAGACCAGGAGGAGAGTGTGACACTG CGATGTAAACTGACGCTCTTCCGCTGCGCAGTGTTTCTCGGCTGGGCTCATTTGAAGAGGCTGTTCCGCAGCATGGCCTGGGATGGCTCCTCACAGCTCTTGAAGTGTGTCGGGAAGTGCTTG ATGCAGAACAACAAGAGCCACATCCCCAAATTCCTGTTCCAGGCCCTAGAGTACCTGGAAAGCTCCCAGACAACAATACGACACTCTGCAGCCTTGTTCATTG GAAATACTATCCGCCATTACTACAATTTGTTGTCTGAAACAGTGAATGAAGATGGCATCTCCCGCCTGTATGAAG CTTTTCAGGAAGTACCTTTGAAATCTGACAGGACCACGTGGGACATCCTCAACAGACATTATAAATGGTTGCAGAAGCTTGTAAATCTCGTGTCGGGTTCTGCGTTTGACTAG